From a region of the Lactuca sativa cultivar Salinas chromosome 4, Lsat_Salinas_v11, whole genome shotgun sequence genome:
- the LOC111891493 gene encoding uncharacterized protein LOC111891493: protein MVVVVAISVVGGGSGGSGGDGVLTRKEINYMWDEKQETTFGRLQKKLVETPYLVLLEGIDDFVVFIDAPRFGLRCVPTERDKVVAYASRQMKIHKQNCPTHDLELAVVVSAVKIWRYYLYGTKCKLVYIS from the exons atggtggtggtggtggcgataTCAGTGGTAGGTGGTGGTAGCGGcggtagtggtggtgatggtg TCTTGACTCGGAAAGAGATTAACTACATGTGGGACGAGAAGCAAGAAACAACTTTTGGTAGACTACAGAAGAAATTAGTTGAGACACCATACCTCGTCCTACTGGAAGGAATTGATGACTTTGTAGTATTCATTGATGCTCCTAGATTTGGGTTAAGATGTGTTCCTACCGAAAGAGACAAAGTggtagcttatgcctcgagacaaatGAAGATTCATAAACAAAACTGTCCAACACATGATCTAGAGCTTGCAGTGGTGGTTTCCGCCGTGAAGATTTGGAGATACTATCTTTATGGAACTAAATGCAAACTTGTTTACATATCATAA